One Dokdonia sp. Dokd-P16 genomic window carries:
- a CDS encoding Smr/MutS family protein, translated as MKLGDQVQALDDDFEGVVVLIKEDEVSVEDEDGFISYFRESELIPAVSKSMRAALSVVPDSVISEKEEAKRKKAIKVNPKERNAPMFEVDLHIHKLVDRERGMSNYEILTVQLDTATRQLEFAIKKRIPKMVFIHGVGEGVLRDELYTLLRRYDNLRFYDADFQKYGVGATEVYIFQNT; from the coding sequence ATGAAATTAGGAGATCAAGTGCAAGCGTTAGACGATGATTTTGAGGGCGTTGTGGTGCTCATAAAAGAGGATGAAGTTTCGGTAGAAGATGAGGATGGCTTTATATCCTATTTTCGCGAAAGCGAGCTTATACCAGCAGTTTCTAAGAGTATGAGAGCAGCACTTTCTGTAGTGCCAGATTCTGTAATTTCAGAAAAAGAAGAGGCAAAAAGAAAGAAAGCGATAAAGGTAAATCCTAAAGAGCGCAATGCTCCCATGTTTGAGGTGGATTTACATATCCATAAGTTAGTCGATAGGGAACGTGGTATGAGTAATTATGAAATTCTTACCGTTCAACTCGATACTGCCACTAGACAATTAGAATTTGCAATCAAAAAACGTATTCCTAAGATGGTTTTTATACATGGAGTGGGAGAAGGAGTACTTCGTGATGAGCTATATACACTACTTCGTAGGTATGATAATCTTAGGTTTTATGATGCAGATTTTCAGAAGTATGGAGTAGGAGCTACCGAAGTCTACATTTTCCAGAATACATAA